A region from the Microcella frigidaquae genome encodes:
- a CDS encoding RimK family alpha-L-glutamate ligase has product MKLAILSRAPHSYSTGRLRSAAEQRGHRVKVLNTLRFAVDLTGPEPDLNYRGKPLSTYDAILPRIGNSITYFGTAVVRQFEQMDVFTPNTANGISNARDKLRATQILSRHGIGMPATAFVRNRADVRPAIERVGGAPVVIKLLEGTQGIGVILAPQAKVAEAIIETLHSTNQNVLIQQFIAESRGRDIRALVVGDRVVAAMRRTADGDEFRSNVHRGGSVEPVSLSPEYERTAVRSAQIMGLRVAGVDMLEGNDGPLVMEVNSSPGLEGIERATKLDVAGAIIDYISNEVAFPDIDVRQRLSVSTGYGVAELVVHAGADIVGKPLGEAGILDRDITVLTLNRGTTVIPNPRRSQVLQAEDRLLCFGRMEEMRSMTPSRRRRRAAVRKLPKDAAPSD; this is encoded by the coding sequence ATGAAACTCGCCATTCTCTCGCGTGCCCCGCACTCGTACTCGACCGGACGCCTGCGATCCGCCGCCGAGCAGCGTGGCCACCGCGTGAAGGTGCTCAACACCCTCCGGTTCGCCGTCGACCTGACCGGGCCCGAGCCCGACCTCAACTACCGCGGCAAGCCGCTGTCGACCTACGACGCGATCCTGCCGCGCATCGGCAACTCCATCACCTACTTCGGCACGGCCGTGGTGCGGCAGTTCGAGCAGATGGACGTCTTCACGCCCAATACTGCGAACGGCATCAGCAACGCCCGCGACAAACTGCGGGCCACGCAGATCCTGAGCCGCCACGGCATCGGGATGCCCGCCACCGCCTTCGTGCGCAACCGCGCCGACGTGCGCCCCGCCATCGAGCGCGTCGGCGGCGCACCGGTGGTGATCAAGCTGCTCGAGGGCACCCAGGGCATCGGCGTGATCCTCGCCCCGCAGGCCAAGGTCGCCGAGGCGATCATCGAGACGCTCCACTCGACGAACCAGAACGTGCTGATCCAGCAGTTCATCGCTGAGAGCCGCGGTCGCGACATCCGCGCCCTCGTGGTCGGCGACCGCGTCGTCGCGGCGATGCGCCGCACCGCGGACGGCGACGAGTTCCGGTCGAACGTGCACCGCGGCGGCTCGGTCGAGCCCGTCTCGCTGAGCCCTGAGTACGAGCGCACGGCGGTGAGGTCGGCGCAGATCATGGGCCTGCGGGTCGCCGGTGTCGACATGCTCGAGGGCAACGACGGGCCGCTCGTCATGGAGGTCAACTCCTCCCCCGGCCTCGAGGGCATCGAACGGGCGACGAAGCTCGACGTGGCCGGCGCGATCATCGACTACATCTCCAACGAGGTGGCCTTCCCCGACATCGACGTGCGCCAGCGGCTGTCGGTGTCGACGGGCTACGGCGTGGCCGAGCTCGTCGTGCACGCGGGGGCCGACATCGTGGGCAAGCCGCTCGGTGAGGCGGGCATCCTCGACCGCGACATCACGGTGCTGACGCTCAATCGCGGCACGACCGTGATTCCGAACCCGCGCCGCTCGCAGGTGCTGCAGGCGGAGGACCGTCTGCTGTGCTTCGGCCGCATGGAGGAGATGCGGTCGATGACCCCGAGTCGGCGCCGCCGCCGCGCCGCCGTGCGCAAGCTGCCGAAGGACGCGGCGCCCAGCGACTGA
- a CDS encoding RimK/LysX family protein, whose translation MTEPAHSTTIAGWREWVALPSAGVPWIKAKLDTGARSSSVHAFDIEPLPAGADGVERVRFRLHPWQKSAADIVTVECPIHDRRMVRSSSGHAEERIVVLMDITLIGRTITTEMTLSNRDAMGFRMLIGRQALRQGFVVDPRRSFLGGRAPKPVRRQNRGAEPS comes from the coding sequence GTGACTGAGCCCGCCCATTCAACCACCATCGCGGGGTGGCGCGAATGGGTCGCGCTGCCCTCGGCGGGCGTGCCCTGGATCAAGGCGAAGCTCGACACCGGCGCGCGCTCGTCGAGCGTGCACGCCTTCGACATCGAGCCGCTGCCGGCGGGCGCCGACGGGGTCGAGCGCGTGCGGTTCCGGCTGCACCCCTGGCAGAAGTCGGCGGCCGACATCGTGACCGTCGAGTGCCCGATTCACGACCGCCGCATGGTGCGCAGCTCGTCGGGTCACGCGGAGGAGCGCATCGTCGTGCTCATGGACATCACGCTCATCGGCCGCACGATCACCACCGAGATGACGCTGAGCAACCGCGACGCGATGGGCTTCCGGATGCTCATCGGCCGTCAAGCGCTGCGGCAGGGTTTCGTGGTCGACCCTCGGAGGTCGTTCCTTGGAGGCCGCGCGCCGAAGCCCGTGCGCCGCCAGAACCGCGGCGCCGAGCCCTCCTAG
- a CDS encoding IS256 family transposase has protein sequence MALDQSALLELLGELKLTDVNDRIRVATETLYQELIDAEAAAFIGAAPFERSPDRTTQRNGTRLRTLTTTAGELELRIPKLRQGSFFPSLLERRRRVDQALFAVVMEAYVHGVSTRKVDDLVKALGADTGISKSEVSRICSNLDEDVAAFRDRPLADSTYPYVFLDATYCKARVGRRVVSQAVVVAVGVAADGRREVLGFEVGDTESQPFWTAFLRSLKARGLGGVKLVISDAHTGLIAAIDTVFQGSSWQRCRVHFMRNVLANVPKTAGPMVASIIRTIFAQPDTEHVFTQFHEVVRMLSRSHPKIAGMLEDAQNDILAFCQFPATHWRQIWSTNPLERVNKEIKRRTDVVGTFPNPAALLRLAGHVLIEQHDEWDGADRRYFSEHSMKLLNVTEEEVAIPELAAA, from the coding sequence ATGGCTCTTGACCAGTCTGCCCTCCTCGAGCTACTCGGGGAACTGAAACTCACCGATGTGAACGACCGGATCCGGGTCGCGACCGAGACGCTCTACCAGGAGCTGATCGACGCGGAAGCAGCTGCGTTCATCGGCGCTGCCCCGTTCGAACGCTCCCCGGACCGTACGACGCAGCGCAACGGGACCCGGCTGCGGACCCTCACCACCACCGCGGGGGAGCTGGAGTTGCGGATCCCGAAGCTGCGGCAGGGATCGTTTTTCCCGTCGCTGCTGGAACGCCGCCGCCGGGTCGATCAGGCCCTGTTCGCGGTCGTGATGGAGGCGTACGTCCACGGCGTCTCCACCCGCAAGGTCGACGACCTGGTGAAGGCGCTCGGTGCCGACACCGGGATCAGCAAGTCGGAGGTGTCGCGGATCTGCAGCAACCTCGACGAGGACGTCGCGGCGTTCCGCGATCGGCCGCTCGCGGACAGCACGTACCCGTACGTGTTCCTCGACGCGACCTACTGCAAAGCCCGCGTCGGCCGGCGGGTCGTCTCCCAAGCCGTCGTCGTCGCGGTCGGTGTCGCCGCCGACGGGCGCAGGGAAGTCCTCGGCTTCGAGGTCGGGGACACCGAATCGCAACCGTTCTGGACCGCGTTCCTTCGCTCGCTGAAGGCCCGCGGGCTGGGCGGAGTGAAGCTGGTGATCTCCGACGCGCACACCGGGCTGATCGCGGCGATCGACACCGTCTTCCAAGGCTCGTCATGGCAGCGGTGTCGGGTCCACTTCATGCGCAACGTGCTTGCCAACGTCCCCAAGACCGCTGGGCCGATGGTCGCGTCGATCATCCGCACGATCTTCGCCCAGCCAGACACCGAGCACGTGTTCACCCAATTCCACGAAGTCGTCCGCATGCTCTCGAGGTCGCACCCGAAGATCGCCGGCATGCTCGAGGACGCGCAGAACGACATCCTCGCGTTCTGTCAGTTTCCCGCCACACACTGGCGGCAGATCTGGTCCACGAACCCGCTCGAGCGGGTCAACAAGGAGATCAAACGCCGCACCGACGTCGTCGGCACATTCCCCAACCCCGCCGCGTTGCTGCGCCTGGCCGGACACGTCCTGATCGAGCAACACGACGAATGGGACGGCGCTGACCGCCGCTACTTCAGCGAGCACTCCATGAAGCTCCTGAACGTCACCGAAGAGGAGGTCGCGATCCCGGAACTCGCTGCGGCATAA
- a CDS encoding transglutaminase-like domain-containing protein, producing the protein MSTVAPHAETAAAATLTRRVSSALEATLGEPTTIVLAVAVAHAPGLALQESLRVSLDGSPVGVIETIGPAGTRWHTAALPAGELAVRYEATARGRATPAAVQDAERILAVRPSRYVQSDELAGPLVDAAAVERLITLPPRARVAAARALTRELLTYTPGSTAPTDGLPEILETGQGVCRDFAHLLAGLLRATDLPARVVSVYAPELQPMDFHAVVETVVDDRWVVVDATGLAPRAGMLRIATGRDAADTAFLANDGSSLTLHRLLVHAEADAPLDEQVEALIALG; encoded by the coding sequence ATGTCGACCGTCGCGCCGCACGCCGAGACCGCCGCCGCGGCGACGCTCACGCGCCGGGTGAGCAGCGCCCTCGAGGCGACGCTCGGCGAGCCGACGACGATCGTGCTCGCCGTCGCGGTGGCGCACGCGCCGGGTCTCGCCCTGCAGGAGTCGTTGCGGGTCTCGCTCGACGGCTCGCCGGTCGGGGTCATCGAGACGATCGGGCCCGCGGGCACGCGCTGGCACACGGCCGCGCTGCCGGCGGGCGAGCTCGCGGTGCGCTACGAGGCCACGGCCCGCGGGCGGGCGACGCCGGCGGCGGTGCAGGATGCGGAGCGCATCCTGGCCGTGCGCCCCAGCCGCTACGTGCAATCCGACGAGCTCGCCGGCCCGCTCGTCGACGCCGCCGCGGTCGAGCGGCTCATCACGCTGCCGCCGCGCGCGCGTGTCGCGGCCGCCCGCGCCCTCACGCGCGAGCTGCTCACCTACACGCCCGGCTCGACGGCGCCGACCGACGGGCTGCCCGAGATTCTCGAGACGGGTCAGGGGGTGTGCCGCGATTTCGCGCACCTGCTGGCCGGGCTGCTGCGCGCCACCGACCTGCCGGCGCGCGTGGTGTCGGTGTACGCGCCCGAGCTGCAGCCGATGGACTTCCATGCCGTCGTCGAGACGGTCGTCGACGACCGCTGGGTGGTGGTCGACGCGACGGGCCTCGCCCCGCGCGCGGGCATGCTGCGCATCGCGACGGGCCGCGACGCCGCCGACACGGCCTTCCTCGCTAACGACGGCTCGTCGCTGACGCTGCACCGGCTGCTCGTGCACGCCGAGGCGGATGCGCCGCTCGACGAGCAGGTCGAGGCGCTCATCGCACTCGGCTGA
- the argS gene encoding arginine--tRNA ligase codes for MNPDQLAAALLAVVVSAVERRDAAAAAALTVGDIALERPRNRDHGDWATSVALKTAKTVGMPPRQFADELVAGIREIEGVAVVDVAGPGFLNITLDAAAASELARTVVEQGDAYGHNESLLGQTINLEFVSANPTGPLHIGHTRWAALGDSLARVLKASGATLVSEFYVNDAGAQMDVFGESVLAAALGEPGPENGYPGEYIQVLGMRALAERPDLATLPRSEAVAIARELGYGWQLEEIRESLAAFNVHFDVWFSERTLHAIDTATGQSRIDEAVDRLRAQGHVFDADDAIWVRTTDFGDDKDRVIKRGNGIYTYFAADAAYYLSKSDRGFARKIYLLGADHHGYVHRLKALAGAAGDDPERDIEVLIGQLVSINGARLSKRAGNIIELNDLREWLGTDALRYSLARYPADSPLTLDPELLRKRTNDNPVFYVQYAHARTHQVARNAAASGVDRSVFGGELLTDETESVLLGALAEFPRIVAQAAVLREPHRVARYLEELAASYHRWYDTCRVTPQGDEPVGPIHATRLWLNDAAGQVLRNGLSLLGVSAPERM; via the coding sequence GTGAACCCCGACCAGCTCGCCGCCGCCCTGCTCGCCGTCGTCGTCAGCGCGGTCGAGCGACGCGACGCGGCGGCGGCCGCGGCGCTCACCGTGGGCGACATCGCGCTCGAGCGCCCGCGCAACCGCGACCACGGCGACTGGGCGACCTCGGTCGCGCTCAAGACCGCGAAGACGGTCGGGATGCCCCCGCGCCAGTTCGCCGACGAGCTCGTGGCGGGCATCCGCGAGATCGAGGGCGTGGCGGTGGTCGACGTCGCCGGCCCGGGCTTTCTCAACATCACTCTCGACGCCGCGGCCGCGAGCGAGCTCGCCCGCACGGTCGTCGAGCAGGGCGACGCCTACGGTCACAACGAGTCGCTGCTGGGGCAGACCATCAACCTCGAGTTCGTGTCGGCCAACCCGACCGGGCCCCTGCACATCGGCCACACCCGCTGGGCGGCGCTCGGCGATTCGCTCGCCCGCGTGCTGAAGGCCAGCGGCGCGACCCTCGTCAGCGAGTTCTACGTCAACGACGCGGGCGCGCAGATGGACGTCTTCGGCGAGTCGGTGCTCGCGGCCGCTCTCGGCGAGCCGGGCCCCGAGAACGGCTACCCGGGCGAGTACATCCAGGTGCTCGGGATGCGCGCTCTCGCCGAGCGCCCCGACCTCGCCACGCTGCCCCGCAGCGAGGCGGTCGCGATCGCGCGCGAGCTCGGCTACGGCTGGCAGCTGGAGGAGATCCGCGAGTCGCTCGCCGCCTTCAACGTGCACTTCGACGTGTGGTTCAGCGAGCGCACGCTGCACGCGATCGACACCGCGACCGGCCAGAGCCGCATCGACGAGGCGGTCGACCGGCTGCGCGCACAGGGCCACGTGTTCGATGCCGACGACGCGATCTGGGTGCGCACGACCGACTTCGGCGACGACAAAGACCGCGTCATCAAGCGCGGCAACGGCATCTACACGTACTTCGCCGCCGACGCCGCCTACTACCTCTCGAAGAGCGACCGCGGTTTCGCCCGCAAGATCTACCTGCTCGGAGCCGACCACCACGGCTACGTGCACCGCCTGAAGGCGCTCGCGGGTGCCGCGGGCGACGACCCCGAGCGCGACATCGAGGTGCTCATCGGCCAGCTGGTGAGCATCAACGGAGCTCGCCTGTCGAAGCGGGCCGGCAACATCATCGAACTCAACGACCTGCGCGAGTGGCTCGGCACCGACGCGCTGCGCTACTCGCTCGCGCGGTACCCGGCCGACTCGCCGCTCACCCTCGACCCCGAGCTGCTGCGCAAGCGCACCAACGACAACCCGGTGTTCTACGTGCAGTACGCGCACGCCCGCACGCACCAGGTGGCGCGCAACGCGGCCGCCTCGGGCGTCGACCGCAGCGTCTTCGGCGGAGAGCTGCTGACCGACGAGACCGAGAGCGTGCTGCTCGGCGCGCTGGCCGAGTTCCCGCGCATCGTCGCCCAGGCGGCCGTGCTGCGCGAGCCGCACCGGGTCGCCCGCTACCTGGAGGAGCTCGCTGCCTCGTACCACCGCTGGTACGACACCTGCCGGGTCACCCCGCAGGGCGACGAGCCGGTCGGGCCGATCCACGCCACGCGCCTGTGGCTCAACGACGCCGCCGGCCAGGTGCTGCGCAACGGCTTGAGCCTGCTCGGCGTCTCCGCTCCCGAACGGATGTGA
- a CDS encoding LmeA family phospholipid-binding protein has translation MADPTASDPTREAGTPPDVPEAGAPEAGTAEAEAVAAAPAPARPRRRGLIAAIVVVGVVAVLGVAAVIAENVARAQAQALIAEQVRQSLQLEAEHPVDVAIEGGPVLLQAIGGELERVVVAVPDLAVGELRGDLSLVVEGTPLDPTQPTDAVQAVFEVSEADVAAVVGALSGAIATDVRLDEREVRFEVGFDLFGVPFTIGLGLTPTVEDGELLFTPSSVVLGDERLPVDDLQEQFGGIVDPLLAGQRFCVAQYLPRALELTAVQVGDEQLVVVLQAADVALDGPEFSTLGTCG, from the coding sequence ATGGCCGACCCGACCGCGAGCGACCCGACGCGCGAAGCCGGGACGCCGCCCGATGTCCCCGAGGCCGGCGCGCCCGAGGCCGGCACCGCCGAGGCCGAGGCGGTCGCCGCCGCGCCCGCTCCCGCCCGCCCGCGCCGCCGCGGTCTCATCGCCGCGATCGTCGTGGTGGGCGTCGTCGCAGTGCTCGGTGTCGCGGCCGTGATCGCCGAGAACGTCGCGCGCGCGCAGGCGCAGGCGCTGATCGCCGAGCAGGTGCGCCAGTCGTTGCAGCTCGAGGCGGAGCATCCGGTGGATGTCGCGATCGAGGGCGGCCCCGTGCTGCTGCAGGCCATCGGAGGCGAGCTCGAGCGCGTCGTCGTCGCGGTGCCCGACCTGGCCGTCGGCGAGCTGCGCGGAGACCTCTCGCTCGTCGTCGAAGGCACGCCGCTCGACCCGACGCAGCCGACCGACGCGGTGCAGGCGGTCTTCGAGGTCTCCGAGGCCGATGTCGCGGCCGTCGTCGGCGCTCTCTCCGGCGCGATCGCCACCGATGTGCGCCTCGACGAGCGCGAGGTCCGCTTCGAAGTCGGCTTCGACCTCTTCGGGGTGCCGTTCACGATCGGCCTCGGCCTGACCCCGACCGTCGAGGACGGTGAACTGCTGTTCACACCCTCGAGCGTGGTGCTCGGCGACGAGCGCCTTCCCGTCGACGACCTGCAGGAGCAGTTCGGGGGCATCGTCGACCCGCTGCTCGCCGGCCAGCGGTTCTGCGTCGCGCAGTACCTGCCCCGGGCGCTCGAGCTGACGGCCGTGCAGGTCGGCGACGAGCAGCTGGTCGTCGTGCTGCAGGCCGCCGACGTCGCGCTCGACGGCCCCGAGTTCTCGACCCTCGGCACCTGCGGGTAG
- a CDS encoding MBL fold metallo-hydrolase has protein sequence MSDMTLQFWGAAETVTGSRTVAEAGGRRVLVDCGLFQGWKTLRLRNRAPFPVPPASIDEVVLTHAHLDHSGYLPALVRDGYAGPIRATAGTAELLGLLLPDSAHLLEEEAEHARKKGYSKHEHPTPLYTAQDAELALQRVTRHPTDVAVPLGAGPDAPTATWLPAGHILGAAQVRLQHGGRSVHFSGDLGRMDDLLMQPPRPLEPADVVVVESTYGDRAHPHVDPEAELGAVVDRVLRRSGVVIIPAFAVGRAQALLLLLARLRRREAIPDAPIYLNSPMAVDATAIYRAHRDELRIADDDYDAMQDVARMVRTVDDSKLLNLRGGPMVIISASGMLTGGRVLHHLLAYGDDPANAILLTGYQAAGTRGAALAAGEDHLRIFGRDRPIRAEVVQLSSMSAHADADAIIDWLRPGLGASTRIVLNHGEPESLDRLRRRIADELGREAIVAEQGMTLPV, from the coding sequence ATGTCGGACATGACGCTGCAGTTCTGGGGGGCGGCCGAGACGGTCACCGGCTCGCGCACGGTCGCGGAGGCCGGCGGGCGACGGGTGCTCGTCGACTGCGGGCTCTTCCAGGGTTGGAAGACGCTGCGGCTGCGCAACCGCGCGCCCTTTCCGGTGCCGCCGGCGAGCATCGACGAGGTCGTGCTCACCCACGCGCACCTCGACCACAGCGGCTACCTGCCGGCGCTGGTGCGCGACGGCTACGCGGGCCCGATCCGGGCGACGGCGGGCACGGCTGAACTGCTGGGTCTGCTGCTGCCCGACTCGGCGCACCTTCTCGAGGAGGAGGCCGAGCACGCCCGGAAGAAGGGTTACTCGAAGCACGAGCATCCGACCCCGCTGTACACGGCGCAGGATGCGGAGCTCGCCCTGCAGCGTGTGACGCGCCACCCGACCGACGTCGCGGTGCCGCTCGGCGCGGGGCCCGACGCCCCGACGGCGACCTGGCTCCCCGCCGGGCACATCCTCGGCGCGGCGCAGGTGCGGCTGCAGCACGGCGGACGCTCGGTGCACTTCTCGGGCGACCTCGGTCGCATGGACGACCTGCTCATGCAGCCGCCCCGGCCGCTCGAGCCCGCCGATGTCGTCGTCGTCGAGTCGACCTACGGCGACCGCGCGCACCCCCACGTCGACCCCGAGGCTGAGCTCGGCGCGGTCGTCGACCGCGTGCTGCGCCGCAGTGGCGTCGTGATCATTCCCGCGTTCGCGGTCGGCCGGGCGCAGGCGCTGCTGCTCCTGCTCGCCCGGCTGCGGCGGCGGGAGGCGATTCCCGACGCTCCGATCTACCTGAACAGCCCGATGGCGGTCGACGCGACGGCGATCTACCGGGCGCACCGCGATGAGCTGCGGATCGCGGACGACGACTACGACGCGATGCAGGACGTGGCGCGCATGGTGCGCACTGTGGACGATTCGAAGCTGCTGAACCTGCGCGGCGGCCCCATGGTGATCATCTCGGCGAGCGGCATGCTGACCGGCGGGCGGGTGCTGCACCACCTCCTCGCCTACGGCGACGACCCGGCGAACGCGATCCTGCTCACCGGCTACCAGGCGGCCGGGACCCGCGGCGCCGCGCTCGCGGCCGGCGAGGACCACCTGCGCATCTTCGGCCGCGATCGTCCGATCCGCGCCGAGGTGGTGCAGCTCAGCAGCATGTCGGCGCACGCCGACGCCGACGCGATCATCGACTGGTTGCGACCCGGCCTCGGGGCGTCGACACGGATCGTGCTGAACCACGGCGAGCCGGAGTCGCTCGACCGGCTGCGGCGGCGCATCGCCGACGAGCTGGGGCGCGAGGCGATCGTCGCCGAGCAGGGCATGACGCTGCCGGTCTGA
- the lysA gene encoding diaminopimelate decarboxylase, with translation MSANPLAPSWLAPPADAAALPAHVWPASAHRAADGAITLGGVPLTALAAEHGTPLYVIDEADARARAARTRAAFAAAAERHGTRATVYYASKAFLSGEVARWMVGAGLNLDVASGGELAVALAAGVEPARLGLHGNNKSLAEIDRAVAAGIGAIVIDSLLEVERVAAAAERHGRVQPVRLRINSGVHAHTHEYLATAREDQKFGIPLADAPDAVAAIRAHESLSFLGLHSHIGSQIFAVDGFLEAARRLLALHAELRAGGEVPELNLGGGFGIAYVESDEAPAIEQVADALVEAVAGVCGELGIPMPRIAVEPGRTIIGPAGVTLYAVGTLKDVVVALDEQTSAVRRYLSVDGGMSDNARPALYSADYSVALASRASDAEPVLVRVAGKHCESGDIVVRDAYLPADVGPGDLVAVPATGAYCFSLASNYNYLARPAVVAVRDGAARVIVRGETEADLLRRDTLLTPTPAVAPAADAHPSPLS, from the coding sequence GTGTCCGCCAACCCGCTCGCCCCGTCGTGGCTCGCGCCTCCGGCCGATGCCGCGGCGCTGCCCGCGCACGTGTGGCCGGCGAGCGCCCATCGCGCAGCCGACGGCGCCATCACGCTCGGGGGCGTGCCGCTCACGGCGCTCGCCGCCGAGCACGGCACCCCGCTCTACGTGATCGATGAGGCGGATGCCCGCGCCCGCGCCGCCCGCACCCGGGCCGCGTTCGCCGCGGCTGCCGAGCGTCACGGCACGCGCGCCACCGTCTACTACGCCAGCAAGGCGTTCCTCAGCGGAGAGGTTGCCCGCTGGATGGTCGGGGCCGGCCTCAACCTCGACGTGGCCAGCGGCGGAGAGCTCGCGGTCGCGCTCGCCGCCGGCGTCGAGCCCGCCCGTCTCGGGCTGCACGGCAACAACAAGTCGCTGGCCGAGATCGACCGGGCCGTCGCGGCCGGGATCGGCGCGATCGTCATCGACTCGCTCCTCGAGGTCGAGCGGGTGGCGGCCGCGGCGGAGCGCCACGGCCGGGTGCAGCCGGTGCGTCTGCGCATCAACTCGGGCGTGCACGCCCACACCCACGAGTACCTCGCCACGGCCCGGGAAGACCAGAAGTTCGGCATCCCGCTCGCCGACGCGCCCGACGCAGTCGCCGCGATCCGCGCGCACGAGAGCCTGTCGTTCCTCGGCCTGCACTCGCACATCGGCTCGCAGATCTTCGCCGTCGACGGCTTCCTCGAGGCCGCCCGCCGGTTGCTCGCCCTGCACGCCGAGCTGCGCGCCGGAGGAGAGGTGCCCGAGCTCAACCTCGGCGGCGGCTTCGGCATCGCCTACGTCGAGTCGGACGAGGCGCCCGCGATCGAGCAGGTCGCCGACGCGCTGGTCGAGGCGGTCGCGGGGGTGTGCGGTGAGCTGGGCATCCCGATGCCGCGCATCGCCGTCGAACCGGGCCGCACCATCATCGGCCCCGCCGGCGTGACGCTCTACGCCGTGGGCACGCTCAAGGACGTCGTCGTCGCGCTCGACGAGCAGACCTCGGCCGTACGCCGCTACCTCAGCGTTGACGGCGGCATGAGCGACAACGCCCGCCCCGCGCTGTACAGCGCCGACTACTCGGTCGCGCTCGCCTCGCGGGCCTCGGATGCGGAGCCGGTGCTCGTCCGCGTGGCGGGCAAGCACTGCGAGAGCGGCGACATCGTCGTGCGCGACGCCTATCTGCCCGCCGACGTCGGGCCCGGCGACCTGGTGGCCGTGCCCGCGACGGGCGCTTACTGCTTCTCGCTCGCCAGCAACTACAACTATCTGGCGCGGCCCGCCGTCGTCGCGGTGCGCGACGGCGCCGCCCGCGTCATCGTGCGCGGCGAGACCGAGGCCGACCTCCTGCGCCGCGATACCCTCTTGACTCCCACCCCCGCCGTCGCTCCCGCGGCGGACGCTCACCCGAGCCCGCTCTCCTGA
- a CDS encoding homoserine dehydrogenase, giving the protein MIDYRPLRVAVLGAGSVGAQVADQLLTHRDELAARIGAGLELIGVAVRDLDAPRDTAIPRELLTTDAETLIVGADIVVELMGGLEPARTLILQALASGADVVTANKALLATHGPELFEAAAQVGAQLYYEAAVGGAIPIIRPLRDSLAGDRVQRILGIVNGTTNFILDRMDSHGESMEEALATATALGYAEADPTADVGGYDAAQKAAILASLAFHTLVPAEAVHREGITDITLEQVVAARKAGYVVKLLAICELLDDPVTGKPGVLARVHPALVPLAHPLAAVHGANNAIFVEAEAAGPLMFYGAGAGGIQTASAVLGDVVSAARRHVVGGPGVAESTHADLPVLPISAATTRYQISLTVADEPGVLATVAGILQQHGVSVETIQQAVSAPVGSGSVGEATLVIGTHEAVEADLAATVAALSSSSVVTAVTSVLRGEGL; this is encoded by the coding sequence GTGATCGACTACCGACCCCTCCGCGTCGCCGTGCTCGGCGCCGGCAGCGTCGGCGCCCAGGTCGCCGACCAGCTGCTGACGCATCGCGATGAGCTCGCCGCCCGCATCGGCGCCGGGCTCGAGCTGATCGGCGTCGCCGTCCGCGACCTCGACGCCCCGCGCGACACCGCGATCCCGCGCGAGCTGCTCACCACCGACGCCGAGACGCTCATCGTGGGAGCCGACATCGTCGTCGAGCTCATGGGCGGCCTCGAGCCGGCCCGCACGCTGATCCTGCAGGCTCTCGCTTCCGGCGCGGACGTGGTCACCGCCAACAAGGCGCTGCTCGCCACGCACGGCCCCGAGCTCTTCGAGGCTGCCGCGCAGGTCGGCGCGCAGCTCTACTACGAGGCGGCCGTCGGCGGCGCGATCCCGATCATCCGCCCGCTGCGCGACTCGCTCGCGGGCGACCGCGTGCAGCGCATCCTCGGCATCGTCAACGGCACGACGAACTTCATCCTCGACCGCATGGATAGCCACGGGGAGTCGATGGAGGAGGCGCTCGCGACGGCCACCGCCCTCGGGTACGCCGAGGCCGACCCGACCGCCGACGTCGGCGGCTACGACGCGGCGCAGAAGGCCGCGATCCTGGCCAGCCTTGCCTTCCACACCCTGGTGCCGGCCGAGGCGGTGCACCGCGAGGGAATCACGGACATCACCCTCGAGCAGGTGGTCGCCGCCCGCAAGGCCGGGTACGTCGTCAAGCTGCTCGCCATCTGCGAGCTGCTCGACGACCCGGTGACGGGCAAGCCCGGCGTTCTTGCGCGCGTGCACCCCGCGCTCGTCCCGCTCGCGCACCCGCTCGCCGCGGTGCACGGCGCCAACAACGCCATCTTCGTCGAGGCCGAGGCCGCCGGTCCGCTCATGTTCTACGGCGCCGGGGCGGGCGGCATCCAGACCGCGTCGGCCGTGCTCGGCGACGTGGTCTCGGCGGCCCGTCGGCATGTCGTCGGCGGCCCCGGCGTGGCCGAGAGCACGCACGCCGACCTGCCGGTGCTGCCCATCAGCGCGGCGACCACGCGCTACCAGATCTCGCTGACGGTCGCCGACGAGCCGGGCGTTCTCGCGACGGTCGCCGGCATCCTGCAGCAGCACGGCGTCTCGGTGGAGACGATTCAGCAGGCCGTCTCCGCGCCCGTCGGCTCGGGCTCGGTCGGCGAGGCTACCCTGGTCATCGGCACGCACGAAGCGGTCGAAGCCGATCTGGCCGCGACCGTCGCGGCCCTGAGCAGCAGCAGCGTCGTCACCGCGGTGACGAGCGTTCTGCGAGGAGAAGGACTCTGA